GCGAACCAAACAGCGTTATGGATTTATTTACATCGGCTTTGATTGCTGCAAGTACCTCAGCTTCTGACGCGCGTGCCTTGCGAAGCAGAACTGCATCGGTTGTTCCATTTAAAACCTGTGCTTCAAGAATAAGCGGGACGCCACCGTAAGTACGCAGCAGATGGAAATAATAATAAGCTCGCAGCGCATAAGCCTGTGCCAGAAGATAACTTTTTCTGGTTTCGGACAGGAAATTTATGGCTTCAACTTTCTGAATGAACAAGTTAATCTGTAAAATGGGCGCGTAAAATCCAGCCCAGCTGCTCACCCCGGACGAGGTTTCTTCCAGACGCTGCTCGATAACGGGAAGTTCATTTAGGGAAGTAGCCTGCCTGTCCACATTGCTGTAAATCCCGCCGCGCATTTCTCCCAAACGTAGAAACTGAAACTGGTTGTCACGAAATTGTTTGTGCAGGCCAACCATAAAATTGCTGACCTGAGCCTCATTTTGCCAGAAATTATTATCTCCGAAATAATCCACAGGTGCCAGTTCAAGTGCATCCTGGCAGCTGGCCGCCAGCACTGAAAGAAGCGCCCAGCATAAGTAAAGTCTGATTTTTTTCATCATTTCAAAAAGTAAAATTGGCTCCAAGAATAAGGGTTGTAGGAATAGTATAAGCGCTGTTTTGCGAGCCGGTCCGCTCTGGAAGGCTCAGCATTTTGTTGGTAACATAACCAAGGTTCTGCCCCGTGGCCGTGAAGGTGAGCCCGGCGATTTTTGCTTTTTGAAGCAAAGATGCAGGCACGGTATAACTCAGGGAAACTTCGCGGAAAGCCAGGTAAGAAGAATTCACCCAGAACATGCTGCTAGGTCGGTCAAAGTTTTTGGCATTCAGCTGATCTGCCCAGGTGTAGCGGGGATATTTTGCATTTGGATTTTCAGGAGTCCAGGTATCTTTGACAAGCTGGGTAGCGTTAAATTCTCCCTGAAAACTACCCAGCGACCACATCTGCTGAAAATCCATTTGTTTATGTCCCAAAGCAAAATCCATACGGGCGAAAAGCGAGAAATTTTTCCAGCGCACCGTTGTGTTAAATCCTCCTGTCCACCGTGGAATGGTTCTTCCCAGCGAAACCATATCGCGGGTATCGATCGTATCGTTCTTATCCATATCCTTCCACATCATATCCCCAAGCTGGGTGGAAATGTAGGTGGATTTGTTTAAATTTTGTGACGAGATCAGCGCCGCGCTTGCCACTCTTTTTCCGGCAGAACCGCCATATTGAACTTCTCCGGCCGCGATATCAATTTTGTTATACTTGGCCAGATCTTCGGCGGTACGAATTATACCATCACTTACATAACCATAAATTTCACCATATTCCTGTCCCTGCTGCAAGCCACCGGCCCAAATCACCTTTCCGGATTTCGGATCGTAAATCCGCTGCCCGCCCTGACGGTTATTTTCGTTTCCGTTGAATGGCAGTTTTAAAACAAGGTTTTTATTCCATGCACCGTTCGCACCCACCTGCACGGTAAAATCCTTTTTTTGAACTACTTTAAATATACCTTCCAGTTCAACGCCCCGGTTGCGCATACTTCCGTTATTGGTACGAATACTTGAAATTCCCGAGGAAGTTGGAAGGATCACACTGGCAATTTTGTCTGTCGTAACCCGGTTATAAACGGCGATATTGGTAGTAATGCGGTTTCCGAAAAAACCCATTTCCACGCCTCCTTCCAGCGTATTACTTTTCTCCCATTTCAAATTAGGATTGGCAATTCCGGTTTGCAAAAATCCGATGGTTCCGTTGTAGGCGGTTTGTGAACTGTAAGCACCCTGCAATTCATATACACCGATCCCGTTATTTGTTCCAATTCCGATGTTTCCGTTTTTCCCATAGCTCGCACGTACCTTCATAAACGAAAGCCATTTTTGTGTTGAAGCCATAAAGTTTTCCTTATGCAGAAGCCATCCCGCCGAGAAAGCTGGAAATGTGCCGAACTGGTTATCTCCAATTAATCTTGAATAACCGTCTCTGCGCACTGTAAATGAAGCGAGATATTTTCCGTCGTAATCGTAATTCAAACGACCAAATGCTGAAATGATGCGCTCCTGACTGTGATAAGAATCAATCGTGCGGGTATTGGCATCACTGACCGTCAGAGCCAGATCCTGAAAATCATCTGTTGGAGCCAGTTTACCTGCTGCCGTAAAACCTTTATTTGCTTCATCATAATATTCAAAGCCGGCCATGGCATCGATATCATTTTTAGCTAAAAATGCTTTTTTGTAATTTAAAACCGCATTGTAGGTCTGCCGGATGGTTCGGTCAAAACCGGCAGAAGTTGCCCGGTCGCGGTTCCAGCCTGTGTTCGGATTCGTAAGGCTCATGATTCCAATCCTGAAATCCTTATTGAAAGATTCAGCTACCGATTCATCATACATGATAATCCCGCCGATCTTAAAAAACAGATCATTATTAAAATCAACCTTGAAAGATTGCCCGAGCGTAAATTTATCCGACTGGTTGTTTCTTTTATATTTATCAAAATTGATCGCCGGATTTCCATCGCTGGCATCACGACCCAAAATCAGTTCGCCTTTTGCGTTTGTACCGCGCATGGTTGGCGGTGCAGAAAGCATTCTTCCCCAGTAATTGGCTTCGCCGTTTTGCAGTGTTTGATCCCGCCAGTTGGCCCGGGCAAAAGACAGGCTGCTTTCTGATTTGAGCCAGCTTTTGATTTTGTAATCACCGTTTAAAGTAAAAGTCAGGCGTCGGTAAAATGTGCCTAGCGAAAGCCCGTCCTCGTTATAATAACCCAGATTGGCATAATAACCTCCTTTTTCATTCCCGCCATTCATACCAATATTATAATCCTGAGAAATGGCCGGTGATTTGAAGGCATAATCACCATAATTAAAATCCTTGTAGATCAGATCTGCATTCGTTCCATTGGGGTCATAGGCTCCTGCGGCATTGGTTTTCACCGGATCTTTCATCGTTTTCCAGCCGTCATTGGAACTGAGCAATTCGCGGTTTTCGTCCGTCAGGCGCATCGTGCTCCAAATTGCCCGGGAATCATAATTTCCATCCAGAATTACCCCGTTTGCATCCTTGTAAAGATTTCCTGTACCACGCGGACCCACGCCGTTTAATAGTGAAGAAGTAGTCACACCATTTTTGATCGCTTCGACTACCCCAAGCCTGGTCCATTTGATATAATCACCCGCATTCAGATAATCGTAGGGAGTGTTGAGAAAATTAAAACCGGTTTTAGATTTAAAAGTGATGGATGAAGATCCTGACTTTCCTCTTTTTGAGGTGATTAGAATAACGCCGTTACTGGCTCTGGCACCGTAAATCGCTGTTGCAGAGGCATCTTTTAATACTTCCATACTTTCTATATCGTCCGGATTAATATCGGCAAGCGATGCTCTTACCTGCCCGTCCACCACAATCAGCGGACTCCCGCTTCCATCGAAATTGGTACCGCCGCGCAAAGTGATGGTCGGGATAGAACCCGGACGACCCGTTGCCGTTGACACGCGTACACCGGCAATCGTACCTGCCAGTGCCTGAGCAGGATTCGAGCGCATACCTGTTTCAAGCACTTTGGAATCCAGCTTGGCAATGGATGAAGTGATCTTGGTCCGGCTGCTGGAACCGTAACCCGTTACCACAACTTCATTAAGCGAAGAAACATCCGGCTGCAAAACGATATCCAGTTTTTGGGCGCTGCCGGCCGGAACTTCCTGCATCACATAACCTACCATTCTGAACTGAATCAGATCACCGCTGCCGGCTTGAATTGAATAAACTCCATCAACAGATGTTTCAACCGCCACATTTTTTCCTTTTAGCAGAACGGTAACATTCGGGAGCGGCAGCTTGTCATCACCAGACACGACCGTACCGGTAAGGATCCTGACCGGCTGGGCCTCCAAGAGCATAGCAAATAAGATCCCCGTCAGGCTGAGAAGCACTTTTAATCGGGTAGTATTTAATTTCATAAAGAGGTTAAGTTTAGATTTGTATTATGTATGACATAATAAAGGTAAAAGTTTTAGAACCTTGATTCCAAGCTTATTGGAAAATATATTTTTTGCGATTAAAATTTGTAACTCAAAAACTACTTGAAAATTGAGTAAAATCCGCCATTTTTGTCAGACATAATGCATCAATAATCTATGGAAGATATCTTTCAAAATATCAAAAGCATCGATACAAGCTCACTGGTTGACAAGGTGGAGAGCAATCTGATCGAGCTGTTTATACAGCAGAATTTCAAGGTGGGTGATTCCATTCCAAAAGAATTGGAACTTGCGCAGTCGCTGGGTGTAAGCCGGACTGTTGTCAGGGAAGCTATGCTGCGTCTGAGACTGATGGGCCTTATTGAATCTAAAAAACACCGGGGCGCTGTAATTACCAGTCCGGATCTGGTTTCGATTCTTCAAAAAAGTATGAACCCAAAGATTCTTGATGATAACACACTGAAAGAAATTTTTGAAATGCGGCTTTCTCTAGAAATTGGTATGGCCGATTTTATTATGGAGCGTGTGACAGCAGAAGATATCGCGGCTTTGAAAGTACTTGTGGCGAATGAGCCATCGTCATCCGACCGCATGCTTTTTCAGATCGAACACGAAATTGCCTTTCATGGTAAGCTTTACGAAATAACGCGTAATGAAACCATGAAGAAGTTTCAGCACTTGCTCCTGCCGGTTTTTGACTATGTTCATAAAAGCGGATTGCTTCGCAAATATGCGGCAAATTCAAATTTTGTATCGCATCAGGGACTTGTAGAAATTATTGAAAACGGAAATCCGGAGAAACTACGAAACGCCATGCGAAACCATTTGGAAAATCACTTCGCACGGTTGTTTGAATAATTTTCCAATCTGAATCCTTCAAAATCAACGTTAGTATTATACAGATTAAAATCCTGGCCGCTTTGATAAGTAACATGGTCCGACCCACAAAACGGCGGATGATGCGCTTGCAATAAAGCTTTCTGTATCACCTTAAAAAAGGCGGTACAGAAAGCCAGATCTCAGCCGCTAAGGTTTCAAGAAGTCAAAAAGTGACGATATTATTTTTCTGATCTTCATCGGGTAAATATCCGTAAGGATCAACCGCTGCGACTTTCGGGATTTTGTCCAATACAATTTCAATTACTGTTTCAGGTTTTATCAAATGGTACTTCTGAAAATAGATGGGTTTTGTGCGCCTGTTCCAGGTCGGTTCTTCTGATCCGAATACCGCAATATCTACCAGATCATTGGTTGGCACCTTCTGCGTTTTCAAACCGGTTTCATCCATTTTTTGAACAGTAACCAGCAATTGGAGCTTGAACTTATTTTGACCGATCGCCCTGGATGAAAGAATTTTAATCCGGTTGTCATAGATCATTACCTTTTTTAAATGGTCCTGGATCATGCTCTTTTCAAACGGGGTTGAATCCTGATTTAATTCATTGATAAAATCGTCAGGTGATGATCTCTTCTCCAAAAATGTATTACGGACAATAAGTCTTTTGAGCGCGTCATTCACCCTTTTCTCACCCAAAACTTCCTTGATGGCGTACATTGCCAAACCACCTTTCTGGTAACAGACAAAAGCCTGCTCCCATGTTCTGTTTAATGGCAGCTCTTTTTGACCCGAGATATTTCTCATATTGAAATATAGCTCATTATCGGCCGTGAGATATTTGCGAAGCAGCATTTTCCCCAGCCGCTTCTCGCAGAGCATCGCTTCTGTGTATTTGGCAAGTGATTCTGTCAGGAACGCGTAACCTGCGCATGCTTGCGGAATGATCTGGTTAGCCCACCATTGATGCGCGGTTTCATGAACGGTAGTTGCATAGATAAAATCGACGCGTGAAGTATCGCTGGCATCAACAAGAAAATTATACTTTTCATTGCTGAAAATTACGCCGGGGTAAGCTGTTGCCGAGCCTCGATAAGCTGGAATTTCGGCCAATGTGATCTGTTGAAGCGGATATTTACTGAACTGCGTATTTCCATAACTGATGGCGTCTTTCATAGCCCGCATCAAGGCTGGCAGGTTCTTCGTTTGTCCGGAATTATAGAAAATCCGGAATTTTGTACCGCCATGTTTTTCTTCCATCACTTCATACCGCGCACTGCTCAGAGCAAACATAAATGTGACGGGATGTGGCGTTTTATAGTGGAAGTAGCTTCTGTCTTCTTTTTTCCAGGATTTTTGAAGTGTACCAACGGTTACTATTTGTTGATCTACATTTGTTGAAACAATGTTTTCAAAATCTACAAGGTGATAGCGCATATCAGTACTATTTGGTATTGTCTTGGGCGGCAATCCGTATTCTACCCTCGTGCGCTTATCTTGCAGCTCAAAACTTTCATTATATCCGAAAAACGGCAGAAATTTTTCCAGTTCAATATAACTTCCGTTACTGACGACCGAATGTTCACTATCAAAAGGTCTGTAACCCGTCCGCTGGACCTGGAGTGAAAAGCGGATAGACATTTCTGCTCCGGGCAAAAGCGGCTTCTTTAATTCATAAAAGTATTGATTAAAATCTTTATCAAACCTTTTTTGAAACGCCTCAGTAATACCGAAATTATTCACAATTATCGCAGGATTAACACCGATCCAAAGTCTGGCAATTGCGACTCCCGATTCATTTTTTATAGTGTAAGTGCCCCGGACGGTGTATCGCTGTTCATCAGGGTTAATGTCAGTATTAATTTTGACAGCAGTAATTACAGGCTGCGGGCTAGTCAATGCCGGCTTGTATTTTTGTTCATACCGCTTTTGCCATTCAATCGTGTTTTTGGCATCCTCACCCAGATTTACACCTTCACTTTTTTGCATAATGTAAAAACCGGTGCAAAAGATCGACAAAACAATCAAAGTTACGGCAGATTTGAACAGCACATTCCGGGATTTGATACCGGCCCTGATCCTTTTCCACCAGGTATCCTGCGTGCCATCCGGCCACCAGCGCGAGGTAAGTATACCAAACAGCAAGGCGAAAAGCGTCCACATCACCATGAAACCATTAAAAGCTTTGGCTGAATGTCCGAAACCGTTCATGGCAGAATAAACAAGCGCAGGTGTTGAACCGAATCGTAGCAGAGCGAGATCAATTCCGAGCATTTTTCCGAAAATACTAATTCCCACAATGAGCAGGCTCAGCAGCATGCCCAGATATTTATTTGGAATGACAGCCTGAATAAAAATGATCAGTACAGAGAATAACAGCAACGGAAACCCGGCGTAGTAATATAAAAGCAGGTAAGGCAAAAACGTTATGTGCTCAGAACCTGAAATCAACTGCAAGCTAAGTCCGGCGATGATATTCAAACTGATCAGCATTATAATCAATATTGCCAGCGAAACTGTTTTTGCCAAAAACAAAACCGCATTGGGCATAGGTGAAGAAAAAACTAGCGCCCGCATTCTGGTAATATGCTCGCGGTGAATGAGTTCCGAGGCATAAAAAACAAGCAGCAGTAAAGCCAGCCGCATTGGTAACAACTGCTCGATCACTACCGCAGTGGTTGCATAAAAACGAATGTCATAAGGTCCGTGAAACACGTTTTCTTTTAGCTCTACTGAATAGAGAAACATCCAAAGTGCTGCAATAACCAGAAAATGCCTTTGCCTGAGAAGAAAAATCAATTCCAGACGTAATTGTGAGCTTAACGCTGAAAAGAAATATCCTGGTCCGGAAGGCTCCGCAGCAACCCATCGGTATGTTACTACCTGACTTATTGCAGTTGCAGCGCTGATTTTGCCACTCTTCTTCTCAGCGTTTAAACTAAATTTAAAACGGGTGTAACCAAGAAAAATCAGAAAAAAAGCCGTCGCCGTCCAAAGCAGCCGATTAGCTAAAAATGCACCGCTTAATGGATAAAGATCATGATTTCGACGCCAGACCGGCCAGTTTTTTGTTTCGCCAAAAAAGTTATTTAATCCGAACGGATCTGCCAGCATTGATAATAAATCCGGGGCACCAGGTTTTAAGGACGAAGTAGCCATCAAAGGAGAATTGCCAAAAATAGAAGCTGTAAAATAAAGAATGAATAGAAATACCCCTGTGACATATACGGCACTCACATTCTGCGTCCACATGGCGGCTGCAAAGATAAAACTGGCACAAAACAGCACATTCGAGATCCCAAACAGTAGAAGTGGCTGCAAATAATACATCACTTCAAACCCACCCCTCTGGCTCTCTGACAGCATTAGCGATCCAGCCAGACAGCCTGGTGCTGAGAGAAACATAACGATTAAAACTGAAAAAAACAGACCAGCCAGCTTGATACTGAAATAAGTACTTTTACTGATCCCGGTGGAAAAAATCAGCGCATCCATCCCGGAGGATTTGTCTCTGAGCACAACGCTGCTGCAAAACAGCACACTGACAAAAATCAAAAAAATTGACAGCAGGCTAATGATAAAGCTGATTACATAAGGCCCGTTTTTATGCACTTCCGCTCCTCCAAAGCTGCCTTGTGTCATTAGAAAACCAAGGATAAAAAACAAAATCGCAGCTATCAAAAAAGTAATTTGTTTGAAATGATAACTGATCTCAAAACGAAGCAAAGACATTAACATACCGACTTCCCCTTTCCCGGCCGCTGCGCACCGAATAGCGTGGCAAAGTAAACATCTTCCAGGCCTGGGTCAATCATTTGAAAACCGGAATCCGGCTGGGTTGTTGACAGGATATGAACCTGGATCTGTCCGCCGATAAATCTTGTCGAGATGACATGGCTGCTTTCCTGCAAGCTGGCCAGGGCGCCTTTACTGACAGTTTTTTGCCATACCTGGCCACGTAATTTTTCAGTAAGTGATGCAGGTTTCCCTTTCAAAACCAGCTTTCCTTTCATGAGCACGGCCATTTCGGGGCACAGATCGTGCACGTCTTCTACAATGTGAGTCGATAATAAAACCACCACTTGCTCGCCGATCTCACTTAACAAGTCATGAAAACGGTTGCGTTCCAGCGGGTCAAGTCCGGCCGTAGGTTCGTCGGCAATGATCAGCTGCGGGTTACCAAGCAAAGCCTGCGCAATCCCAAACCGCTGTCGCATGCCGCCAGAAAAACTGCTGACTGACTGTTTCCGGCTTTCATACAAATTGGTTTGCTGCAACAATGCAGCGACTTGCTCTCTGCGTTCTTTTTTTTGCGTAATCCCTTTTAAAACAGCGAGATGGTCAAGCAAATCTACCGCAGAAATTTTAGGGTAAATACCAAAATCCTGAGGAAGATATCCAAGCCTGCTTCTTAAAAAATGCTGGTTTTGGCCAATATCGGTTCCGTCAAAAAACACCTTTCCGCTATCGGGCAGCAGTAACGTGGCCAGTATTTTCATCAGTGAAGATTTACCTGCGCCATTTGGCCCAAGCAGCCCAAACATCCCATTGGAGATTTCCAAAGAAATATTGTCGAGCGCCTTTACGCCATTAGGGTAAGTTTTGGTAAGTTGAGTGATTTCAAGTCGTTGCATGAATTCCTGTTTTCAGATAAGTATGATCAAAAATGGGATTTGCAGTGCTGGTTATGAAAGATTTGTGTGATGCGCAGCGGTTTTCATGACGAACAGCCTGTTTACCGTGGTCAAAGCAGATTTTGACCAATGTCACGAAAAAAGGCACTTTCGTCATTTATATTTGGAGTCCGGAGCAATCTGCGGTTTCTTTATACTTATGATCAACAAGATTGAGAAAGCGAGGTACTTTTCAGACAAAGTGGACTTTTTTATTTATCTGGGCCTTTTGCTTTGGATTGCCATCATCGAAACACTAAATACCGCAGGAAGCTGGCAAACCTATGTTTCCTGCGCAGGTTCACTTTTGATCTCTCAAGGGCCTGTTTTATTCTTTACCTGGAAAGAACAGGACTGGAAAACAACTTTCACCAAGGAAAAATATCGTACTTACCAGATAGCCTACTTTGGGATTTATCTTCCATTACTGGCGCTGGGCAGCAGCCTTATGCTTGACGGGAAAACCCAAATTTGGGAGGTGGTACTGCTCGGCACCGTTTGCACATTATTCCTGAAAATGATCCTCCTTGCCAACAATTACTACGTTCGCAGAATATCAGCTGCGAACTGGGTTAGGCGGTTGAGCCTTGAAAAAGCGATACTAATTTCCATTACATTTATTGCAGTAATGCTCTCAGCCATGGCGGTTTCAAGTCTGGACAATCCCTTATACGATACTGAAAAACAGCTGCTGATCGGGTTTGAATTTAATCTGGCAAAAGTACTTACCAACTTTCTTACATTCCTCAGCTATTCCGGCCAGCTGCTGATTATGTATCTGTGCGGCTATTTTTTCTTTCTGATCAACAGCAGGATTCTGGTTGCCAAAATATTAAAGGAGAAAGGGGTACTATTTTATATTTTGAGTTCTTTGGCTTTGATTGGTATTTTCTATCCTGCTATGGGGCAACTGCTTTCGATTCTTCCTTTCAGCAAACGACTGGGTGGCATGTTTTCCCAGAATCCTTTTGTCTGGGAAAATGCATTTGGTGCAATCATAATTTTGCTCATAAGTCTTCCGGTACTTCTGGCAGCGCAGTGGTCCCGACAAAACACGCTGATTGTTTCGTTGGAAAAAGAAAAAGCCGAGGCGGAACTAGACCTTTTAAAACAGCAGCTCAACCCCCATTTTTTCTTCAACACTCTTAATAATTTGTATGCATTGAGTTTGCAAAAGTCTGAGGAGACGCCTGAGGTAATTCTGCAATTGTCTGATTTAATGCGGTATGTGATTTATAAAGCCAAAGATCCATATGTCAAAATAGAAGAAGAGATACAATATTTAAAGGATTATCTCCAACTGCAATCAATCCGGTTAAGCGAGAAATTTGATCTTAAATTGGATATTGATATCAAAAATGCAAATTTTTTGATTGCCCCCCTTGTACTCGTAGTCTTTATTGAAAATGCGATCAAACATGGAATTGAAGCTGCTGACGCCAATGCATTTTTAGAAGTTGTTATAAAATCAGAAGGTCAGAAATTGTACTTTATCTGTGAAAATTCCTTTGAACCGGAACCTGAAAACAATGCAGGAATTGGGCTAAACAATTTGCAAAAACGTCTTGAACTCTTGTATCCTGGTAAGTACCTGCTTAAAATCAAAAAAGAAAATACTATTTTCAGGGTAGAGCTGGAATTGGAAAATTATGAATATGCGTTGCCTGATCGTTGATGATGAACCACTTGCACATGAAGTGATCCTCGCTTACATGGCCGATATCCCGTTTCTTGAAATTGTGGGACAATGTTATTTGGCCACAGAGGCGCTGACTGTTTTAAACAACCAGTCCATAGATTTAATTTTTCTCGATATCCGGATGCCAAAACTAAACGGGCTTGATTTTATAAGAACTTTGCAGCAACGCCCGCTTGTTATTGTGACCTCTGCCCACGAGGGACATGCCTTGGAAAGTTTTGAGCTGGAAGTATGTGACTATCTGCTTAAACCGTTTCGCTTCGATCGCTTTCTTAAAGCTGCAAACCGCGCACAGACCCAATTTAATTTGCGTAAACAAAACACAAATACTTTGTCGCATGATGAAGTTAAACCAATTTCCGATCCAGCGCATATTTATATCAAATCCGACAAAAAACTTGTAAAAGTACTGGTGGATGAAATCTGCTACTTTGAAAGTTTGGGAAATTATGTGAAGGTCTGGAATGATCAGAATTTTCTGCTGACACCCCGCACATTAAGCAGTTTTGAAGAGCTGTTACCGGCTGATTCCTTTATCCGTATCCATAAATCCTTCATTCTCAATAAAAAATTTGTCCACTACATTGAAGGAAATACAATACATCTGAAAAATGGGAAAGAATTGCCGGTGGGTAAAAATTACCGGCAATTGCTCTTGAACGGCTCATTACTTATTTCTTAAATATGGCATTGCGCAACAGAGGAAAAAATCACAATAAAAGTGATTTTTTTAGAATAGAGAATGTCATGAAGTACTTACGTGGTGATAAAATTTAATGGCGGACTAAAACGAACCAAAACCTCGGCCTCCTGTGCATAAATGCACATCATGTTCGGACCCGAACATTTTTTTAAATTAAAATCAGTACCTATATAACTGCATATCAACATTTTAAGTATTTGGCACGAAACTTTAATAGCTGCATAAAACTTTAAAAATTATGCAATGCGCCAATTTACAATACTCCTGCTCCTTTTAACTATTTGTTTGAAAAATTCTGCTTTTAGTCAGGTAAAAAGAATAGACAGTCTCCTGACAACCTTGTATGAGAACCATTGTATGAATGGAAACATCCTTGTTTCTGACCATGAAAAAATTATTTACCAAAAATCGTTTGGCTTAGCGGACATCGATACTAAAATTCCCAACCAAACCTCAACCCGATTCCAGCTGGCATCAATTGGA
The nucleotide sequence above comes from Dyadobacter subterraneus. Encoded proteins:
- a CDS encoding LytR/AlgR family response regulator transcription factor — protein: MNMRCLIVDDEPLAHEVILAYMADIPFLEIVGQCYLATEALTVLNNQSIDLIFLDIRMPKLNGLDFIRTLQQRPLVIVTSAHEGHALESFELEVCDYLLKPFRFDRFLKAANRAQTQFNLRKQNTNTLSHDEVKPISDPAHIYIKSDKKLVKVLVDEICYFESLGNYVKVWNDQNFLLTPRTLSSFEELLPADSFIRIHKSFILNKKFVHYIEGNTIHLKNGKELPVGKNYRQLLLNGSLLIS